The following are encoded together in the Citrobacter arsenatis genome:
- a CDS encoding Cof-type HAD-IIB family hydrolase, with protein MRIKLIAVDMDGTFLSDQKTYNHERFMAQYRQMKEQGIRFVVASGNQYYQLISFFPELAGEISFVAENGGWVVSEGEDVFNGELAKDDFQAIVEHLLTRTDIDIIACGKNSAYTLKQYSDEHKAVSAMYYHRLEFVDNFYNLNDIFFKFGLNISDDRIPQVQADLHEAIGDIMVPVHTGYGSIDLIIPGVHKANGLRLLQQRWNITDDEVVVFGDGGNDIEMLRQAGFSFAMANAHEPVIQAAKYRAGSNNEEGVLDIIDRVLRNEAPFTH; from the coding sequence ATGCGTATCAAATTAATTGCGGTCGACATGGACGGCACATTTTTAAGCGACCAAAAAACCTATAACCATGAGCGCTTTATGGCGCAATACCGCCAGATGAAAGAACAGGGGATCCGCTTTGTCGTCGCCAGCGGCAACCAGTATTACCAGCTCATCTCCTTTTTCCCCGAACTGGCCGGAGAAATCTCCTTTGTTGCCGAAAACGGTGGATGGGTAGTCAGTGAAGGAGAAGATGTTTTTAACGGCGAGCTGGCGAAAGATGATTTTCAGGCCATCGTGGAGCATCTGCTAACCCGCACGGACATCGACATTATCGCCTGCGGTAAAAACAGCGCCTATACCCTGAAACAGTACAGCGATGAGCATAAAGCTGTTTCTGCCATGTATTATCATCGTCTTGAATTTGTTGATAATTTTTACAACCTCAACGACATATTCTTCAAATTCGGGCTGAATATTTCCGATGATCGTATCCCACAGGTACAGGCTGACCTCCATGAAGCCATTGGCGACATTATGGTTCCGGTGCATACCGGCTACGGCAGCATCGATTTAATTATTCCTGGTGTTCATAAGGCAAACGGTCTGCGCCTGTTACAACAACGCTGGAATATTACCGACGATGAGGTTGTTGTGTTTGGCGATGGCGGAAATGATATTGAGATGCTGCGTCAGGCGGGTTTTAGTTTTGCAATGGCCAACGCCCATGAGCCGGTTATCCAGGCGGCGAAATATCGCGCGGGGTCGAACAATGAAGAGGGCGTGCTGGATATTATCGACCGCGTGTTAAGGAATGAAGCACCGTTTACACATTAA
- a CDS encoding MFS transporter → MTGISSRKALRRRTWALFTFFFLPGLLMASWATRTPAIRDILSISTAEMGAVLFGLSIGSMSGILCSAWLVKRFGTRKVIRTTMSCAVLGMAILSAALWLHSAWLFAFGLGVFGASFGAAEVAINVEGAAVEREMNKTVLPMMHGFYSLGTLAGAGVGMMLTAFSVPATAHILLAAMVAITPIFIAIKAIPDGTGKNAADGTHSGEKGLPFYRDIQLLLIGVVVLAMAFAEGSANDWLPLLMVDGHGFSPTSGSLIYAGFTLGMTVGRFTGGWFIDRYSRVAVVRASALMGALGISLIIFVDSSWMAGVSVILWGLGASLGFPLTISAASDTGPDAPTRVSVVATTGYLAFLVGPPLLGYLGEHYGLRSAMLVVLALVLVAAIVAKAVAKPDLKNTTVMENS, encoded by the coding sequence ATGACTGGCATCTCATCACGCAAAGCCTTAAGACGTCGTACCTGGGCGCTGTTCACGTTCTTCTTTTTACCAGGATTATTAATGGCCTCCTGGGCAACGCGTACCCCTGCCATCAGAGATATTCTCTCCATCTCTACCGCCGAAATGGGCGCGGTACTGTTTGGACTCTCTATCGGTTCGATGAGTGGCATTCTTTGTTCGGCCTGGCTGGTGAAACGATTTGGCACACGTAAAGTGATCCGCACCACTATGTCTTGCGCAGTCCTCGGAATGGCAATCCTCAGCGCGGCGCTCTGGCTGCATTCCGCCTGGCTTTTCGCGTTTGGCCTGGGCGTGTTTGGCGCCAGCTTTGGTGCGGCAGAGGTCGCCATCAACGTCGAAGGTGCGGCAGTTGAGCGCGAAATGAATAAAACCGTACTGCCGATGATGCACGGTTTTTACAGCCTGGGAACGCTGGCGGGGGCCGGCGTAGGAATGATGCTTACGGCTTTTAGCGTCCCGGCAACCGCACATATTCTGTTGGCGGCGATGGTTGCTATCACCCCTATATTTATCGCTATCAAAGCAATTCCTGACGGCACGGGTAAAAATGCCGCTGACGGAACTCATTCCGGCGAAAAAGGGTTGCCTTTTTATCGCGATATCCAGCTATTGCTAATTGGCGTCGTGGTACTGGCGATGGCATTTGCTGAAGGTTCCGCCAACGACTGGCTTCCGCTGTTAATGGTGGATGGACATGGATTTAGCCCGACATCAGGCTCGCTGATTTATGCCGGATTTACGCTGGGTATGACCGTTGGACGATTTACCGGCGGTTGGTTCATTGACCGCTACAGCCGCGTCGCGGTGGTGCGTGCCAGTGCGCTGATGGGCGCACTCGGGATTAGCCTGATTATTTTTGTCGACAGCTCCTGGATGGCGGGCGTATCCGTTATTCTGTGGGGACTCGGCGCATCGCTCGGATTCCCGTTGACCATTTCAGCCGCCAGCGACACCGGCCCCGATGCGCCAACCCGCGTCAGCGTTGTCGCAACGACCGGCTATCTGGCGTTTCTGGTAGGGCCGCCGCTGCTGGGCTACCTGGGTGAACACTACGGCCTGCGCAGCGCTATGCTGGTAGTGTTGGCGCTGGTGCTTGTCGCCGCCATCGTCGCGAAAGCGGTGGCAAAACCGGATCTCAAAAATACCACTGTGATGGAGAACAGCTAA
- a CDS encoding TetR/AcrR family transcriptional regulator translates to MRRANDPQRREKIVQATLDAVIAHGIHAVTHRKIATIAQVPLGSMTYYFSGIDELLMEAFGRFTDRMMLQYQAFFADVKDAPQACHAITDMIYSSQVTTPDNMELMYQLYAFASRKPALKTVMQNWMLRSQQTLEQWFDPVTARALDAFIEGMTLHFVTDKKPLQREDILLMVERIAGLSATVSSG, encoded by the coding sequence GTGCGACGTGCGAACGATCCGCAGCGGCGGGAAAAAATAGTTCAGGCAACTCTGGATGCGGTAATAGCTCATGGTATTCATGCGGTTACACATCGCAAGATCGCGACAATTGCTCAGGTGCCCTTGGGTTCTATGACCTATTACTTTTCGGGAATCGATGAGCTTTTGATGGAGGCATTTGGCCGTTTTACTGACAGGATGATGCTGCAGTATCAGGCCTTTTTTGCCGACGTGAAGGATGCGCCGCAGGCTTGTCATGCTATTACCGATATGATTTACAGCTCTCAGGTCACCACGCCTGACAACATGGAGCTCATGTATCAGCTGTATGCTTTCGCCAGCCGTAAACCGGCGCTAAAAACGGTGATGCAAAACTGGATGCTACGCAGCCAACAAACGCTGGAGCAGTGGTTTGACCCGGTTACGGCGCGGGCGCTGGATGCGTTTATTGAAGGGATGACGCTGCATTTTGTCACGGACAAAAAACCGCTGCAGCGAGAAGATATCTTGCTAATGGTGGAGCGTATAGCGGGCTTGTCCGCGACTGT